The genomic DNA CGTAACATCTCCCTCCAAAATTCACCGATCGTGTGTCCATCATCACATAACCCCAGCTAGCGGTAGCTTTGCGCCATGGAATCCATGGATCGACACGACCTCGGAGCCCGCCCGTAGGTGGCCGAGGCCATCCGCCGAGTCGGGGCCGACGCTCATCGGCGCTGCGACACTCATCTCCACGTCTTCCCGCTTCCCCCGCGGCGGGAGGTAAACCTCTATCCGAAGGACGAGTCCGGCCACCCGCCCGGTTCCCTCCCCGGCTCCCGTATCCAGGGCATCGACCGCCGAACGCGGACCGGACGGCGCCCCCACCCGGAGGAGCCGAGGTCCCTCCCCACCCGGCTCCAGCCTCGATCCCGTCAGGCGCCGTCCCGCTGCGCGTTCTTCCTGGCGATGGCGTCCACGACCTCGGAGACGTGGGGACCGCACACGGGGTCGAGGGAACGACGGCCGGAGAACCAGGTGGTCTGGATCACGAAGTCGGCCGGATGTCCACATAGACACGTACCGGGAAATTCCGGGTCTGCCGGTAGGACCGCTGAGCGGTGAGTCACCATGGTCCTGACTTTAGTCCGCTTTGACCGGGTGCCTGAAAGAAGCGGGAAACTCGGCGCGGGATCCTCAACGGAGGGTCCCGCCACCTGCGCCGTCAGACCGCTTGCACGGCACAGGCGGCCAGGCCCGGACACTCCAGGAGTGTCCGGGCCTGGCCGCCTGTGACCGGACGGGTCAGGCCGCCTTCGCCGGATCGACCTCGAAGGTGGTGGCGAGGTCGTCGAGGATGGCGTGGGCGCCCTGGATGCCGACGGCGGTCATCCAGGTGACGTCGGCCACGTCGTGCTTGGTGCCCTTGAGCTTGTCCCAGAGCGGGTTGGCCTCGAACTTCTTCTTGATCGGCTCGACCGACGGGTCGGCGTAGGCCGCGACGAAGATGTGGTCGGCGTCGAGCTGGGAGATGTTCTCCTGGCTGATGTTCACGGCGATCGTCTCGGTGGTGGTCGGCTGCCCCTCGGGGCGGGGGAACCCGACGTCCTTCAGCACCAGGCCGGAGTAGGAGTTCTCCACGTAGAGGCGGACGGTCGGCTCACCGGCGAAGCGGACCACGGAGACGGTGGGCAGCGCGCCGTCCTTGGCCTTGATGGACGCCCCGATCGCGGCGGCACGGTCCTGATATGCCGTGATCTTCTGATCGGCGAGGTCCTCCTTGCCCAGGGCCTGCCCCACGAGCCGGAGGTTCTCCTTCCAGATGGCACCCGTGGTCTCACTGAACACCGTCGGCGCGATCTGCGACAGCTTGTCGTACAGCGCCTCATGGCGGACCTTGGCAGAGACGATCAGGTCGGGCTTGAGCGCGATGATCTGCTCCAGGCTCGGCTGCTCCAGGGTGCCGACCGGCTTGGCCTCCTTGGCATGGCCGAGGACCGGAGCCAGATAGTCGGGAAGCTTCTCATCGATCGCCCGGTAGGTGGTGAAGCCGACGACGTCGGTGTCCAGGGTCAGCACCGCGTCCACGAAGCTCTGGTCGAGGGCCACGACCCTCTTGGGCTGGGCCGGGATGCTCGTCTCGCCCATGGCGTGCTTCACCGTGCGGGGGAACGCCGTCGCGCCGCTCGCCGCCGGTGCGGCGGTCGTGTCACCGGCACCGGCCGCCGGGCTGGGAGTGCTCGACCCGCAGGCGGCGAGGCCGACGGCGAGTACGGCTCCCGCCACCCCGGCGGTCAGGGCGCGCAACGCTCTCATTTCAAGGATCCCTTTCAAAGTAAGGCCGACCTAATTTAGCTTAGCCATACCTAAACTGACATACTTATCCAGGTTCCGGCAAATGAGGGAGGAAAACGGGTGAGCACCGCGGTAGCCACCGCGCGGCCATTGCCGCCCGGCAGGCCTCGAAAGTCCGGAAGGAAGCGCCTGGCTGTGCTGGCCGTGCTGCTCGGCGCCCTCCTGGTGACGATCGTACTGAGCTTTGCGATCGGTGCGAAGCCGGTCCCGCTGAACGACGTGTGGCACGCGCTGACCGGTCCGACGGGCACCGAGAACGACATCGTCATCAGGTCGCTGCGCATCCCCAGGACCGCCGTCGGCGTGCTGGCCGGGATCGCGCTCGGCGTCGCGGGCGCGCTCATGCAGGGCCACACCCGCAACCCGCTGGCCGATCCCGGACTCCTCGGCGTCACCCAGGGCGCCGCGTTCGCGATGGTGCTCAGCATCATCGTGCTCGGCGTCACCAATCTGTACGGCTACATCTGGTTCGGCCTGGCCGGAGCGCTGGTCGCCAGCGTGGGGGTCTTCGCCCTCGGCATGGCCGGCGGGCGCGGCGCCCCCACCCCCGTGACGCTGGCCCTCGCGGGCACCGCGGTCAGTGCCTTCCTCTACGCCCTCACCTCGGCGCTGGTCCTGATGGACCAGCAGGCCATGGACGTCTTCCGCTTCTGGCAGTCGGGCTCGATCGCGGGACGGGGCACCGACGTCGTCTGGCAGGTGCTTCCGTTCATCGCCGCCGGCCTGGTCCTGGCCATGGTCAACGCGCCCGGCCTCAACGCGCTCTCCCTCGGCGAGGACGTCGCCCGTTCCCTCGGCCAGAACGTCACCCTCACCCGGACCGTCGGCGTGACCGCGATCACGCTGCTCAGCGGGGCCTCCGTCGCGGCCTGCGGCGCGCTGGCCTTCCTCGGCCTGATGGTCCCGCACCTGGCCCGCCCGCTGTCCGGGCCGGATCACCGGTGGCTGCTGCCGTACTCCGGACTGATCGGCGCCGCCGCCCTGCTCGGCGCCGACGTGGTCGGCCGGATGGTCGCCCGTCCCGGCGAACTGGAGGTCGGTGTCGTGCTCGCCCTGCTCGGCGCGCCGTTCTTCGTCGCCCTGGTCCGCCGCAGAAAGCCGATCCGCCTGTGACCTCTCCCTCCGTACGGCTCCCGCACGAACGGCCGCTGCGGGCCGGCTCGGCCTCCTGGCTGCTGCGGGTGCGTTCCGTCGTCGTGGCGCTGATCCTGCTGGCCGCCGCGGTGTTGCTGATGGCCCTCGGCATGCGCATCGGCGACATCCCGATGAGCGTCCCCGAGGTGTTCCAGGCGATCACCGGTGACGGCTCGAACCACTTCGTCGTGATGGAGCTCCGGCTCCCCCGCGCCCTGACCGGCGTCCTCGTCGGCGCGGCCCTCGCCCTGGCCGGCGCGATCACCCAGGCCATCGCCCGCAACCCACTGGCCAGTCCCGACATCCTCGGCGTCACCACCGGCTCCAGCGTGGCCGTGGTCGCGGCCATCGTGACCGCCGGAAGCACGGCGGGCGGGGCCAGCGGCACCCTGGCCTCCGTGGGCGTCCCCCTCACCGCTCTGCTGGGCGGCCTCATCGGGGCACTGGCCGTCTATCTGCTGGCCTGGCGCAAGGGGCTGGACGGCTACCGCCTGGTGCTGGTCGGCATCGGTGTCTCGGCGGTGTTCACCAACGTCAAATACTGGCTGCTGACGATCGGGGACGTCACCGACAGCAGCCGGGCCATGGTCTGGATCAGTGGTTCGCTGAACGGCCGGGGCTGGGAGCACGTCGTCCCGGTCGCGCTCGCGCTCGCCGTGCTCGTCCCGCCCGCGCTGGTCGGCACCCGCTCGCTCGGCGCGCTGCGCTTCGGCGACGACACCGTGACCGGGCTGGGGATCCGGATGAACCTGGCCAGGGGCCTGATGATCCTCGCCGCCGTCCTGCTCGCGGCGGTGGCCACCGCCGCGGCCGGGCCCATCGCGTTCGTCGCCCTGGCGGCTCCGCAGATCGCGCTGCGGCTGGCCGGGGTGGCCCAGCCGCCGCTGGTCGTCTCGGCCCTCGCCGGAGCCGTGCTCACCGCCGCGGCCGACCTGATCGCACGGACCCTGTTCAGCCCCGCCGAACTGCCGGTGGGTGTGGTCACCGCGGTCCTCGGTGCTCCCTACCTGATCTATCTCCTGATCCGTGTACGCAGAAAGGGACGATCGTGAGACTACAGGCCGTCGACGTCAAGCTCGGCTACGGCGACCGCGTGATCGTCGAAGGGCTCGACCTCGGGATCGAGCCCGGGACGGTGACCACGATCATCGGGCCGAACGGGTGCGGCAAGTCCACCCTGCTGCGCGCGCTGGGACGATTGCTGCGGCCCTCGGGCGGCGAGGTGCTGCTGGACGGCAAGCGCATCGACAAGATGCACACGAAGGAGGTCGCCAAGGTCCTGGGCGTGCTGCCGCAGGCGCCGACGGCCCCGGAGGGGCTGACCGTGGCCGACCTGGTGACCAGGGGACGGCATCCGCATCAGACGTGGTACCGGCAGTGGTCATCCGACGACGAGGCCGCGGTCAGTGAGGCGCTGTCCATGACCGGCCTGCTGGACCTGGCGGAGCGTCCGCTGGACGAGCTGTCCGGCGGACAGCGCCAGCGGGCGTGGATCTCGATGGCCCTGGCCCAGGGCACCGACCTGCTGCTGCTCGACGAGCCGACCACCTTCCTCGACCTGGCCCACCAGGTCGAGGTCCTGGAACTGGTCCGCAGGCTCCACCGTGAGCACGGCCGTACCGTCGTCATGGTCCTGCACGACCTCAACCTGGCCGCCCGCTACGCCGACCGCCTGGTGGCCATGCGCGACGGCAGGATCATCGCCGCCGGACCGCCGCACGACGTGCTCACCGAGCCCCTCCTCGCGGAGGTCTTCGACCTCGACGCCAAGGTGATCGAGGACCCGGTGGCCGGGACTCCGCTGGTCGTCCCGGTCGGCATCCGGCACTGACCGATCGCGAGAACCGGCCTCCGTCACCGACCGGGCACGGACCCGCCCCCATCGCGGGAACCGGCCTCCGTCACCCTCCAAGCACGAGACCCCACCCGCGTCACGGGAACCGGCCTCCGTCACCTTCCAGGCACGAGACCCCACCCGCGTCATGGGAAGGGACGGCGCCGCCCCGTGGGAGGCGACGGACGCTCCCGCACCTGCCGCCGGCCCCGCAACCGGCGGCCTGACGCCGAGTCAGGACCGGATGCGGCGATTATCGCGGCGGCCCTTGATCCGCTGTTGGTCCGAGCGTATGTTCCTCCCAACATTCGAGTGCGCCTCATGTTTTGGGGGTTCTCACATGCACGCACGTCTCCGGCGGACGATCACGGCGGCCTCAGCGCTCGCGATCTTCGCGCTGGCATCCCCCGTCGTGCCCGCATCCGCAGCCACCTTCACCGCCGACGACTACTGCCTGGGCCAGTGCGCCGACGTCATGACGCCCGGCGAGAACGGCAACGCGACCCTGGTCGAGATCCTCGCCAACCAGGCGGCGGGGACGAAGCCCCGCCACAGCGACGACCAGCTCGGCAAGTACGCCAATCTCATCTCCGGCTACACCGGCCTGACCGAGGACCAGATCACCACGTTCTTCAACGACAGCTCGTTCGGCGTGCCGGCGGGTCAGGTGGAGAGCACGACAAGCCCCCGGTCGGACGTGACGATCGTCCGCGACAGGGCCACCGGCGTCCCGCACATCACCGGGACCACCCGGGAAGGGACGATGTTCGGCGCCGGGTACGCCGGAGCACAGGACCGCCTGTGGGTGATGGACCTGATGCGGCACGTCGGCCGCGGCGAGCTGACGCCGTTCGCCGGCGGCGCGCCCGGCAACCGCGCGCTGGAGCAGAGCGTCTGGCGCAACTCCCCCTACACCGAGGCGGACCTGCAGGCACAGATCACCAGGCTCCGGGACTCCGGCCCGCGGGGGGCGCAGCTCTACGCCGACGTGCAGAACTACGTGAGCGGGATCAACGCCTACATCGACCGCTGCATGGCCGACCGGAACTGCCCCGGCGAGTACGTCCTGACCGGGCATCTCGACGCGATCACCAACGCCGGCGGACCCGAGGACTTCACCCTGACCGACCTGGTCTCGGTCTCCGGGGTGATCGGCGGCCTGTTCGGCGGCGGTGGCGGGGCGGAGATGCAGTCCGCGCTGGTACGGGTCGCGGCACGGGCCAAGTACGGCACGGCGGCCGGCGACCTGGCCTGGGCGGCTTTCCGGGCGCAGAACGACCCGGAGGCCACGCTCACCCTGCACGGCGGCCAGAGCTTCCCCTCCGGGAACGTGTCCGGCGCCACCGGGACGGTCCTCCCCGATCCGGCGACGGCGCCGGTGGACATCACCCAGAACGAGCGCGGATCGGCCACCACCTCGGTCT from Streptosporangium sp. NBC_01756 includes the following:
- a CDS encoding ABC transporter substrate-binding protein, with protein sequence MRALRALTAGVAGAVLAVGLAACGSSTPSPAAGAGDTTAAPAASGATAFPRTVKHAMGETSIPAQPKRVVALDQSFVDAVLTLDTDVVGFTTYRAIDEKLPDYLAPVLGHAKEAKPVGTLEQPSLEQIIALKPDLIVSAKVRHEALYDKLSQIAPTVFSETTGAIWKENLRLVGQALGKEDLADQKITAYQDRAAAIGASIKAKDGALPTVSVVRFAGEPTVRLYVENSYSGLVLKDVGFPRPEGQPTTTETIAVNISQENISQLDADHIFVAAYADPSVEPIKKKFEANPLWDKLKGTKHDVADVTWMTAVGIQGAHAILDDLATTFEVDPAKAA
- a CDS encoding FecCD family ABC transporter permease, translated to MSTAVATARPLPPGRPRKSGRKRLAVLAVLLGALLVTIVLSFAIGAKPVPLNDVWHALTGPTGTENDIVIRSLRIPRTAVGVLAGIALGVAGALMQGHTRNPLADPGLLGVTQGAAFAMVLSIIVLGVTNLYGYIWFGLAGALVASVGVFALGMAGGRGAPTPVTLALAGTAVSAFLYALTSALVLMDQQAMDVFRFWQSGSIAGRGTDVVWQVLPFIAAGLVLAMVNAPGLNALSLGEDVARSLGQNVTLTRTVGVTAITLLSGASVAACGALAFLGLMVPHLARPLSGPDHRWLLPYSGLIGAAALLGADVVGRMVARPGELEVGVVLALLGAPFFVALVRRRKPIRL
- a CDS encoding FecCD family ABC transporter permease, translated to MTSPSVRLPHERPLRAGSASWLLRVRSVVVALILLAAAVLLMALGMRIGDIPMSVPEVFQAITGDGSNHFVVMELRLPRALTGVLVGAALALAGAITQAIARNPLASPDILGVTTGSSVAVVAAIVTAGSTAGGASGTLASVGVPLTALLGGLIGALAVYLLAWRKGLDGYRLVLVGIGVSAVFTNVKYWLLTIGDVTDSSRAMVWISGSLNGRGWEHVVPVALALAVLVPPALVGTRSLGALRFGDDTVTGLGIRMNLARGLMILAAVLLAAVATAAAGPIAFVALAAPQIALRLAGVAQPPLVVSALAGAVLTAAADLIARTLFSPAELPVGVVTAVLGAPYLIYLLIRVRRKGRS
- a CDS encoding ABC transporter ATP-binding protein, coding for MRLQAVDVKLGYGDRVIVEGLDLGIEPGTVTTIIGPNGCGKSTLLRALGRLLRPSGGEVLLDGKRIDKMHTKEVAKVLGVLPQAPTAPEGLTVADLVTRGRHPHQTWYRQWSSDDEAAVSEALSMTGLLDLAERPLDELSGGQRQRAWISMALAQGTDLLLLDEPTTFLDLAHQVEVLELVRRLHREHGRTVVMVLHDLNLAARYADRLVAMRDGRIIAAGPPHDVLTEPLLAEVFDLDAKVIEDPVAGTPLVVPVGIRH